The sequence gttatgatatatatatatatatatatatacataacacaGAAAAGTGTTGATAATTCACGACTTtcgttatttcattattgtcattaatttaaacaaatatttttattggtttatgttcaatttataaaaaggataatgaaattataatatattattaaaccaatcagtATCAAAATGATCAATTTAAGACTTTATATGAAGTTTAAAATAAGTAGACCTAACTAATATtctagttgaatttatgaatcgatctaagctagaccattagtaaaaatttggaagcactggatggccgtttgaTGTCATAGTATGGGACCACTTACCAATGTACACTCACGATTTTGTACATCGGAAATTGAACATGGGACTTCCGATCTGTCATGTGAATATTTTATCGCTAGACGACTGAGCagacatccaacgatgttaatgtctaacttcagtcgataCATTATCTTGCATAACCCTTTatctattgtctgaggtagataactgtttCTCATCTGACACgaattggactccactggtcataacttccaggtttttaatgatggtctggcttagatcgactcataaattcaactattataattactataatcttcacaaaacccctatTCTAGctaatattcatttaatgattGACTTTATTAGAGATTACATTTATCTACAGCTTAAACGTtttaaaattgataaaaatgGTTGATTTCAtagtaaataaagaaaataatttactatGAATACTGTACAAAATGTGAAAGGCTAATTACTTCTTATGGAAATTAcacttaaaatataaattaacatgAATTCACTCCTTTCCcgattgtttaaaataaattcttaattaaatcaattttaataCCAACATGATAAATAATAACCATTATTGTTTTAGACAAATCGTTTAGAAAAGTTAAAACTTTTATGTATATAAATCTAAGATCATTGTCTTGTAACATAATTTAATCGACTTTTCATAAAGTCTGTAGAAAGATATTGCATAAATTGTAAGAAACCATTTGTAGAAGTAATTATTGACTGTTTAAATGAACCAAACTGACATAGGTTGtgctttatcatttattttaataatccatttgttgaaaatatatgaaaagaGACATACAAATAAGAAAAGTACACTCGAAGCGATGGTTCTACTTGGATGCAGGTATAATCtaactgacgagttccaaataaaaCGGAATGCACATTCTAGATTCCATTGCTTGCCAACACCCATCTCTGCTTACAATagttgtgaattaaggcaatatcgaggcaatccacatagGATGCACTTATGaaaataagagactgatcaattgtagtccttaacatcaatgagaagattgaaacaaacaatatattaatgaattaaatgatTGTTCTTGCTTGAGATTATTCATTCGATTTAAACGAAACATATTTGAGTCATGCAATGAGCATGATATTTTCAGTTCAGTTAGTCAATCACCAATAGTCTTAAATTTTTACACTATGTATTCAGAAATATggtgaaattatttaaatataatctttaatgtttattatattctTAACAAAATTAAACATCATCAATCGTAACTAATGTCAATCTCTAACAAAATGTATCGATAACGGAAGTTAATTTCCACTAGCAGTCACATTAATGTGAACTTTGATAGATCTGGTATTGGAAAACTTGATACTGACTCATCAACTACTCAATAGCCATTCAGAATCTCTTACATTACAACCTAGTGTGAGAGACAAAATGTGGAATgtatgaaaaagaaaactttgGGTATAAAGAACGAGAATATGCGAAGATTTACAGTTGATCTTGATATCCTACAGGTTTCTAGAAACAGGTTAAAATTAGTAATAAAATCGGTTTCGTCAGCAGCCATCCATTGACCACATCATATCGTAACGTTTATATATCgattaatattttattcactaattCTGATAATCGAAAAACTTCCCTCCGTCAGAACATAACATCCATTATTTTTAGAATTTCTGTTTAATGCTGATTTGGCAAAGtgtttttctttgaaaattcTAACAGATTTCGGAGATTctaatgataatttataattgataGATGTCAAAAAGTTGTCAGAATTCAAATAGTCGTCAGAAATGGCATTAAACGATCTTGATAATGTATGAAAAATAGATTGAAGTTGGAAATATGAAATTAATGAGCTACAAATTAGTGTTCAAAAGATAATTTGATGTTATCAAAATCTGAAGATCATGAATTCAATCCCCCTAGCCTATGTGTAAGTACCAGTTAGTAGCCACCTACCAAAATGTAACGGTTGTTCAGTATTCTCTGGTTTTCAGTAGTAGCCCAATTTGATATTAATCTGTGTTATGAAAATCATATGCTAATTAAGTTAATCATCAGAAAATTTCCACTTGTATACTTAATTCCATTTTCCACCCATATcttttcaaaattcattcatgcataaccaatatatttgtttatttgaaataaaaatttaagaTAAATATATATGCATTCCTATTCAATCCATACTCACTACCTGTCATCTCCTTATTATTAcatcatttaattaaattaagttcgataaaaaagaaaacagattatatatgtacattttttgCAAAtgatttgactcatgatctcaactattgaaattactacaatctccacaacaccccTTCTAATTTAATATCTATTTGagacaagtgaaataaaaacaagcAACAAGAGAAAAAATTACCAACAagacttcatttattttattttatttttatgtcaTAAAATTCCTTAGGAGGGGGTGGACTGCCATCACCACTTCGCTGTAATGTTTTTTTATcgtgttgtttttttaattgattttcatttgAGTTCTTTTTTGTCATTAAAATTGATCTTAAGCCATatagtaataatgattattattaatgggTGTATATTAGGTAAAAAAATAAACGATGATCTGTTATTTATAAGCCATAAATTTCCCAGTTAGTCCACCTCCACCTCACCCACCTACCCATCATCTCTAATTATTTTAGTGTATTCACTTAACGAAAAACAAAAGCAACATTTTATTAGAATTTTAAGTGTGGGTGGGTGGGTCGGGTTAGGACATTTTGACTTACTCTGATAGCTTGATGTGACATACTAAAAATTTAGTATCTTATAAAGTTGTAACAAATATGCATGTTTTGTTTTTCCAAAGGAAAACAAACACAAAGGGCGTAATAGCTCAAGACAAATACATATTTGACATATAATTCCAattttaacattaaaaatacgaagttcagcgaagggatctcttgtCGCCgaatttgttatatatatatgcgctgctaaggagttccacaataggacgaaacggccgtccagtgcttccacggtttccatggtggtctagcttcaattgactcatgatctcagctattgaaattactataatctccacaaaaccccttctgatattaattagatAAGTAATAGAAATCAAGAAACACTGGTGGGTAGCTAAAGTCAGCACCTAAATATGATTGAATTAgcacagtatagatttgatttgattgttaaacgctatatatttctttgatgattttgacaTTGTTTATTAACCTGAAGAAGTCTAGACGAGTTTGCTGGACGAAatattggaattatttaaatttcaatcgctgggattatttcaaatataattttcatatataatgactggacaactgtttcggactcttcagcaatggtCATCAAATTCCTCACTAGGGATAACACTGATTAATTTTAGGCCTCAAATTTATCCCTTGACCTTCAAATCAATAAGATGAAATTCATTTGTCTAAGTGTGATGCATAGGTTAATGATTTCAATAAGATTTAACAGTTTCCACAACCctgtactgataattatcatgtgatcactggtgactagcttcgaAAAGAAATTTCCGGAATTCGAGTTAGAAGCCGTGGCCAATGGAGCTAAACCGTGTCGAGTGTGGACAGTTACTCATCAAAGATTACAGTTAAACATGTACTCAATTGGGTCCTGGTCCAATCATCTAGAAGTTGAGTGTTCTCACATAAGACCGTAGATTATGTGTCTGATTCTCAATTCTGAGATCTTGAATTCTCATTGCTAATGTGTCTCATACTAGGAAAAATCTTCCTTTCAGTGTTTCGATGTATTCGATGGTTGTCCAGATaggattggttcatgatttcaataaaatctaatGGTCTGTACtgttaacttcaatcgactggCGATATTGGGTGGCTTTTTTTACATAGATATCGATGATATTTCCATCGATCCACTCTCTAACTGGTATTGTTGAATTTCACCAGTTACAACCTCTTGATAGAACTGAAAGTAATTACCCCTGGCATAAACCTCGCCATATTCATAAGATATGAAATGAAGTGGATTATTAGcataaatgaaatatgaaatgaatactTCCTGATTACACTATCAAAGTTCAATAAATCAACTTGATTCAAATGAACTGAAGTCTTTCGATTAATTAAGATCAATTAAACACAAATTTAAAAACTTGATAAACATCGATATTTcgattttcttttattattcctCTATTTTGATGTAGCTTttaaagtaaaagaaaaaataaaaaagaaaagagaaaaaagaaagaaaaaatgacAAATTATGAAATCTCTCCAATGATTTTTAAACAAGAATCTATTATTAATGAGAATTCACCGACAACTTCTTCAACAAATTCAACTATACAACAATTTTATTcagatactaataataataataataataataatcatttaaattcAGATGATACTTAtttaaatgaacaagaattgaatttaaatgattttgtaTACACAACAATCAATAATACAATGTCAGTATcagtaaataaaatcaattcaatgttatcaatatcaaataatttattagaaaaaacctttcatcatcatcatccattgattcatttaaatttaactaatcaattaaataatcattatcatcTTCAAGATGATCATCAACCACCAATGAATGATATAGAAAATTtagaatttattcattctatacAACAAAACGAATTGAATTATTCAACCCAAACcccaatatcatcatcatcatcatcattagaaTCATCATTAACtcgtaatgataataataataatctaaagaATAGTCTAATTAACTTgccaacatcatcatcatcgtcattgtTCACATCGACACATGCATCAAAATCTTCTACGTCTAGTTtttcacatcatcatcataatcatcatcaaaatccGAGAATAACAGTGACTATGGGAATAGGTACactaactactactactactactactactactactactactactactactactactactactaccacaaCTACCACTACGACTACGACAAGAAGTTCAACTATAATAAATCGTTCGACTGGTAGTCAAGACTATAAAGAATATGGAAATTCATTACGTTCAACTGTACAAAATCGATTAAATAATCATTCACATTCACatccacatcatcatcatcaccatcatgtTCATCACTATAGAACAGCGTCAATTTGTTCAAGAGCATCATATATGTGTCGTAAGTGTAAAACACATGGACATAATATTCCAGTTAAACGACACAAACGTACATGTCCATATACAAACTGTAAATGTATTAAATGTCATCTTGTTGATCAAGGTAGAAAAGTGAGTAATCTATcctgtttatttttatattatttattttaaaagtatATTAATACTATATTTATGAGAATGTTTTATATATTATACAAGGTGATTTTAATTATCATATGTTGTCACTCtcttaataatttaaatcaGTATAGGGATTTGTTGATATGATggtattttcaaagttgaattcactggtcgatctaagctagatcaccactgaaaacctggaggcactagacggccgttttatgtcatagtatgggactcctcaccagtgaaCACTCACGATCTTCTACACCAGAAATGGAACACGGAACTTTCGATCTCACACGCGAATATTTAACCGCTAgcccactgatccggcatctaacttcaatcgatccgtGATCCtgtgcaacccttcatccattgtctgagatggataactgtctcacacccgacatgGATTGATTTaattggtcatggcttctcactagaactccaggagctCCATGTTGAACCTAGTCTCTGGTGAGCACATGATTGTTATCAGAATGGtcatttgtggagattgtagtattttcctAGTTGCAttcactggtgaggagtcccatactgagacgagatgactatccagtgcttccaagtttcgattggtagtttagatttgatcgaCTCATATAATcagttaaaatttaaaaatacattgttcaatatttaattcattatatgATGAGATAATTTTACGATAAATAATCTAAGTAATATATGAGGTTGATAAGGATGTAAAATTCTTAAACATCAATTATGATAGAGAAATCATGTGTTATGTCATATATTGATCCAATCTGATTTTCGTTTGTTTGATTTTTGCTGAGTATAATCATATTCAATTGTACTAATTTTGTGTGACGTTTATTCAATATGACAATTTTGTTTAAACTACTAAATCTTCATAGCTAGTTTGTATAGAAGTGGACAAATACCAGTGATGAAATAGTATTATCTAGTCAATTTGTatcaataaatcttttttttctcaGGGAGATTCTCTTTCGGATTAGCTGGgattatataaaagaaaaagaggTTTAATATTTTGATAAGGAAATATAGGTAAAAGTTACTTTCTATTCAGTTTCGTATTGACTGTTTTaattttctcattgatgtttaagactacaattgatcactCTCTTATCGGCGTATGGACATCCTTcgtggattgccttgatattgctttaattcacaactATTGTAAACAGATATGGGTACTGACAAGCAGTGGAATCGTGAATGtgcatttcgtcccatttgtgactcgtcagttggattaTACCttcatcttagagttgatgttcactccaggattttaaaatgcaggtaaatccagctgacgagtcccaactaggacaaaacacacatcctggattccactgcttaccaccatccatcttcgcttacAAGATACTATCGTTATTTCAATTCATCTTAAAGATTGTGTGCAGTCTAGTAACTCAAACATACTACTATATAGATAATATATTTAACTTAAGACAAAATAAAttctattttcagttatttgttcaattattaatTGATTGTAAAATCTACTGATCAACCTTCTCAAAATTTATCTACCACTACTGCttcatattaaaaaaataataatcccaATGTAAATCATTTAGATTTAAGTATATTTTGAGAGAAAAAAAgcaataaaatgtaaacatatGATTATCATTCTTATTAATCCATTTTATACATTATGTAACAAGTAAAGAACTACCATATACTTTGATGAAATACATGAGAAATTTACACAAAAGGTATAACATTATACAAACAACATAGGGCGCGTACGtggaaggctccaatgtgtagtttggagcgaggtttcagtagacctggaacAGTGTTTTGCgcgctagaatcgttggctatggtgacacttgagggggaagccgaaagaggaagtttagcgTTGAAattcgatgtaggaggaataataggaattgaagaggaaggttgattatgaatacagtggtcttgagtgctgttagaggtatgagggcggttatcacttcctggttgctcacaccgtggaagggttcttctagaggtggTCTTAGCGATCTGAGAGCGTGAcagcagtgcccaagggacaactgcttgaggtcggtcacacacaacctttttatgggtagtttttgtgttagctccgcacttgttgagaccttaccgccacagacggatatccgtgggataaggcgaggtgtgcatttttagggtcgaccttttctaaccccacccctccttgtgggaaggcagcatcgctgtcatgctggttgtttgaaggaaacaccttactgctgtcacacctctgtacagtcagcagtacgacttcaccttcggaccttgggtttgttgcttttagtcttaccgctcttcaaccgacctgtctgacatggtaggaccttgaggaacggttgttccagccagtatagctcggttgcttcatcacgataggcaagcccaaccaccacgtcaaggtagcaacaacggtcgggatacAAATAACATAAGATAATCTATATGTATTATATTCAATCgattaaaatatacaaattattaAGAATAAAATCAAAGCAACCaatatataaagaaataaaaaaacaaaacaaataaattaacacTAATCTCTATCTAATGTTAATGTAACAgaatgttaatttaataatttatattaaataaataaatgaatagaatgattattttttttaaaattcatttaatataattttctttctttaagAATTTCCCATTTTATAAATagaaactgttttgtttttttttgtccagaaaaaaatcaatagtaCACTGTAAAAAATGtagtggtgatggtggtggtggatGTGGTGGTGCTGGAGAATGTTTTCTATATTTATCTCGTAATTTTCAATAGAAAgagaatttattcattttctctaAGGGATTTATAAGATTGTACAACTTAATACATAAATtgtgtataaatattttatgtgtATTTTCCCAAAGAGTAGATTTTGTTCGTATAAAGAATTTCATCgttttgtttattatcagtatgaagCTGTGGAGACTGTTAactttttgattaagatcatgaactgattgatcttaaaccaccattgaaaacctgaaagcattgaacaGCTATTTTCtcccagtatggaactcctcatccgcgggactcgaacccaggaccttcggtctgaTATGCGAATGCTTAACCCTTTGTTTATGGtctaattaaaattaatgtggATTAATTTATCATTTGGTAAACTTTCAAAATAATATCTCAATATATTAAATCCTACTAAAAATAGGAAGTTATTTTCTAAGAAAAGttattcatatataaatgttttaaataatgaattattcgTATGTCATTCAAAGATAAACATCTCATCAGTCTACTCAATGAGTTAATAACAAACATTTAGGTGTTGTCAGGTTACCATTAAAAACTATAAAACACTGAATAGATGTTTTATTCTAGTACTTGACTATGTAGAAGTATGTGAAAACAACCCTATCAAGGATTTCACAAGTGACATTCAAATAACTGATTGTCAGCTGAAATATTCTACTGTTCAATAGGTATCCACTTGTCAACATTATTAAAGTAAGAAAATAAATTCTAACAACTACATTACAATATAGTCACTAGTCTAAGTTATTCGACATTATGTGAACTTTTTCGGATTGTTAAATGGTTGTAACACATCTTGATAACTAGTTTTAAAGTGTACAATAACAAAGTTTATTGTTTTTTCCGTTTATATTCTCTTCATTTGCCTTTGCGGAATGAATATGttttttatttaagtaaaataCGAACTATATTATCAAATCGATTATGTTGTAATGTCATGATATTTAGTTGGGGGtggtggagattgttgaatttaaatgaaatcatgAAACGACTTAACCTAGAACActattagaaacctggaagaattagatggctgttttgtcctagtataaggctcttcagcagtgctcatccacgccACTGCATTCCGGAAACTGAACACAGGACTTTCAGTATTACACGCGAATATTTAACatctagacaactgagctgccatccaacggtgttaacgccTAACTTTAAAATAGTCTCACAAATATCTAAATTCTTTCTTCGTCGTCAGCAAAGCAAATCTAGTACATAGATGTATCAGTTTAACATATTAGACTTAAAATTATGTTATGATCACATTCAGATGATCAAAAAGAAGGTCCTGTTTGAATTTCGTAAGTAAACACATCTAGTTAAcctttgaaataatttataattgtgtAAATAAATGGCTAAGTCCTCTGAAAAATCAATTTCTCTAAATTAGAAaggaaaattttgttttaaaacttCTAACTATTGGTTTTGTTTCGGGTTTCTATCTCTCTAGGTTGTCGCCAAACAGATAGCTCTTTATCGTGATCAAACTGGTAATTCACATCAACGTGATACACATGAACAACAAACAAGTTTGAATCGTGTACAAACATCCTCTAACATTCATTGGTTACAGACATTTACAGAAGCGGTAGCATCGTCACCGTCGTCAATGGCAACAATAGCTACTACGACTACAACTGCCTTACCTATTGCAGCTACCAACCTGGAACGAAATAGAATTGATGAgccaaaaatgaataaaaatgtaaCTACAACTCGAAACACTACTCGTGTATGTAGTACAACTGGATTACATAATCCTACTTTTTGTGATGAAAGAATCAATCCAACGTTAGTTCATTTATCAACTCATTCTAATTCATTACGATCAATGGTGACAATGATGGACgataaacaaacaattacatCTGGTCCACATTGTCGACGATGTCGTAATCATTCAATAGCTGTTACATGGAAAGGACATAAGAAAACTTGTCCATTTAGAAATTGCCCATGTGATCCATGTCGATTGATTAACGTGAGAAAAGATACAGAAAAAACACTTAGGGAAATGGTAAGAAATGACAGTTTTTTATTTTAAGAACTACACCCACCCATCTGAAAAGGGggataattaaattttatctttgtgTTTATACATCtatccattcaaatatttatcattcattatattGTATGTTCGCTAAAAATATCATTACCGAAGGATTCAGAATATATTTTTGACAAGATAGTTGGAGGCACTAACTAATGAAGAATTTATCCTAGTTGCCTATTGTTAGGAAAGTGTACCTGGGATATTGAAAGAAGTAGTGTTCCCCTAGATAACTCATTAGTAAAATCTGTTCATCATTGAATAATATGAGTCCGAATCCCATGGTCAGCATCTCTTTCCTCACTGTCTCCGATACCCCTTAGTGACAAATGGTATATAGTCATTGAGAATAAATAGGTGGTGACTACCAGGGGAATCTAAGGCTTATATcccgtcctatttggaactctcCAGCTAGATGTAGTTACATTGTGCTGTTTATGTTCACAGTAGGACATGAAAACCATAATTTTCTCTTCAAACTCCAATAAATTGTCGGCTGAGCTGTTGGATTTCATTTCTGCCAATGATTCATCTATTCTAAAGGATTTGTAAAACATGGATATGTCGAAGAACTTCTCACATGGTACACATGTCAACAAAGATTGATCAAAATTTATTACTGATTACTAACAATCCAATAATTTAAATCCttactaataatgataagaatGCTAATATAAGATGAAGGAAAGGTGAAATATATCATCGAGATTATTTCTTTCGACCatttaacaataatattgattatataATAAGCTATCTCCTTAAAATAAACGTACTTAGGGAAAATTTACTCACTTTAATATACGTTACAATAAATGTACTCATTAccaaattgatttattttgtgtttttttttaaaggtaaGTCATAATGAATTAAAACCCTTCACTAATGTTTTCAAAGAAAATCGTAACAATTATTCAACCCCTAAATTGCAATCAATTGTACAAAGTAATTCAACGTTGAATGATACAAATACTCAAACAGAATGTGCATATAAGCCATCAACTA comes from Schistosoma haematobium chromosome 3, whole genome shotgun sequence and encodes:
- a CDS encoding hypothetical protein (EggNog:ENOG4101MTV), translating into MTNYEISPMIFKQESIINENSPTTSSTNSTIQQFYSDTNNNNNNNNHLNSDDTYLNEQELNLNDFVYTTINNTMSVSVNKINSMLSISNNLLEKTFHHHHPLIHLNLTNQLNNHYHLQDDHQPPMNDIENLEFIHSIQQNELNYSTQTPISSSSSSLESSLTRNDNNNNLKNSLINLPTSSSSSLFTSTHASKSSTSSFSHHHHNHHQNPRITVTMGIGTLTTTTTTTTTTTTTTTTTTTTTTTTTTTTRSSTIINRSTGSQDYKEYGNSLRSTVQNRLNNHSHSHPHHHHHHHVHHYRTASICSRASYMCRKCKTHGHNIPVKRHKRTCPYTNCKCIKCHLVDQGRKVVAKQIALYRDQTGNSHQRDTHEQQTSLNRVQTSSNIHWLQTFTEAVASSPSSMATIATTTTTALPIAATNLERNRIDEPKMNKNVTTTRNTTRVCSTTGLHNPTFCDERINPTLVHLSTHSNSLRSMVTMMDDKQTITSGPHCRRCRNHSIAVTWKGHKKTCPFRNCPCDPCRLINVRKDTEKTLREMVSHNELKPFTNVFKENRNNYSTPKLQSIVQSNSTLNDTNTQTECAYKPSTNLYSNNNNNNKINVNHPNGNEKIGENLINQQTNESLLLSRPPKSSPCLTQLLHDNLSNNDNNSNSNNNNNNNSLFVNTTRSQLSHKINSRSNSIDSILSQNSSENYLNESLLPTSSYQLSTTLFNGNHVKEQTKTITPLKNSNLLTVRDINHLSSSDWWIQSTNLLHNIPTTLTSVLSPSSLSISVNHPVQNQLTTMNSIDCVQYDTSLGYIHQKINNNNNNNNNNNNNNSTEFDSAITTDFSQLNSIEDYYESPILKSGLTNEANVNFHYNDNDKNYYYDNSDYFGPTIDFRNPSPYLYRINRSQAYNPTTNNLNSNINTPVNNNNNCANHTKPLSIVLNAFQPWLQQLQPLRRWLQ